From the Drosophila sechellia strain sech25 chromosome X, ASM438219v1, whole genome shotgun sequence genome, the window GATTTTTGCAGAAACGAATGCGTTGTAATCCCAAGACCTTGTAATTCGGCATGTCAACAATGTTTTACAGCATCCAATTAATGGCACATACACCCATTAAAACCACCTGAAGTATCGTTAAATTATTGCCAGCGAACCCATTGACTAGTGCCAAAGAATTCGAATGACCCTGGCttggtgtttttattttttttctctgaCGCATCAAGATCGCTGGAGATTCGTGGATGAGACATCTAGTGAATATGCCATGGCATATCTGGTTATAGATCACGTCCCGGCAcgacattttattttttacccGAATCGAGCTACTTTTGTGGGTATTTAAGTGGATTCCATGGGAGCCGGGGCCCTCAGTCGAAATGGCAGCCGACGGCAGTTGGCCTATACTACTCTTGTTGGTCTCAACACAGGCAATTATTCACGCAGAGGTGGGTTCACCATATATACTCAGTTTATACATATTCTAAATGGTGCATATATTCTTCATTATTCGTTCAGAATCTGAGTGAATCCACGCCCGGCCCCGATGAGGAGTACAATGTGAGCACAACTCCGGGTGCGCCGCTGGAAAAGACCACCAATGGCTTGGCTGCTCGCGTTGAGCCATACGATAAGGGCGATCGGGAGCAGTACGATGTGATCGATATGGCCACTGCCACGGGCACGGTGATGGGCAAGCCCAGGAGTGGCCAGACCACGAGGATCTATACCACCGGCGAAGTGGACGAGAGCTTTTGGCTGAAGCATCTGGGCGATGACTTCAAACATGCCATCCATTTGCAGGTGGGCGGCACCAACGAAGAGTACAATCGCCTGATCAATCGGACCCAGAACGGTGTCCACGAGGAGGTGCATCACGAGTATTTACCGGGGGCCGAACGACCTGGCAGTGGAGTTCATCCGCCATCTCCTCTACCTGCGCCGTACCAATCGCGTCCAGCTTATCGTCAGGGCTTCGACAATCGAGCCATGGCCATGAAACAGCAGTATCTCATCCATCAGCAGACCCAACAGTCGCATCCTGCCCAGCAACGCTATAACTATGCCCAACAGCACGCACAACACtatgcaccaccaccacaaccacAACCACAATACCCACAGCACACACCACACAGAAACACGTATGCAAAGCCTCAGAATTATGGGCAGCAGAATTACAAGCCGCATAGTTATATCATCAACTCTAGCGAGGATCAGCTGCACGC encodes:
- the LOC6619817 gene encoding uncharacterized protein LOC6619817; this encodes MAADGSWPILLLLVSTQAIIHAENLSESTPGPDEEYNVSTTPGAPLEKTTNGLAARVEPYDKGDREQYDVIDMATATGTVMGKPRSGQTTRIYTTGEVDESFWLKHLGDDFKHAIHLQVGGTNEEYNRLINRTQNGVHEEVHHEYLPGAERPGSGVHPPSPLPAPYQSRPAYRQGFDNRAMAMKQQYLIHQQTQQSHPAQQRYNYAQQHAQHYAPPPQPQPQYPQHTPHRNTYAKPQNYGQQNYKPHSYIINSSEDQLHAEQSNPSPVKSAGEDRQHKEEELDSFGGQLNFKSPFNDYGSRPARDLTYLLYKRGL